Proteins encoded together in one Aeromonas encheleia window:
- a CDS encoding VOC family protein, producing MNTPAKNTICLWYDGDAEEAAQFYASTFPDSSFGAVYHAPCDFPSGKQGDVLTVEFRVMGIPCLGLNGGPGVRHNWAFSFQVATQTQAETDHYWHAIIDHGGQESECGWCQDKWGISWQITPVALLQAITDPDPAAARRAFEAMMQMRKIDIATIEAARRG from the coding sequence ATGAATACCCCCGCAAAGAACACCATTTGCCTCTGGTATGACGGCGACGCAGAGGAGGCGGCGCAGTTCTACGCCAGCACCTTTCCCGACTCCTCCTTCGGTGCCGTCTACCATGCGCCTTGCGACTTTCCGTCTGGCAAGCAAGGGGATGTGCTGACGGTCGAGTTCAGGGTGATGGGGATCCCCTGCCTCGGGCTCAATGGCGGACCCGGGGTCAGGCACAACTGGGCGTTCTCGTTTCAGGTCGCCACCCAGACCCAAGCCGAAACGGATCACTACTGGCACGCCATCATCGACCACGGCGGCCAGGAGAGCGAGTGCGGCTGGTGCCAGGACAAGTGGGGCATCTCCTGGCAGATCACCCCGGTCGCGCTGTTGCAGGCGATCACCGATCCCGACCCCGCCGCCGCCAGGCGCGCGTTCGAGGCGATGATGCAGATGAGAAAGATCGACATCGCGACCATAGAGGCGGCGCGCCGCGGCTGA
- a CDS encoding class I SAM-dependent methyltransferase: MDSTQRFSARVEAYVKYRPGYPAAMLDFLAQELGMGPSAVVADIGAGTGILTALLAPRVSQLWAVEPNAEMRSAAERLLAGAGNLSWHSGSAEATGLPAGAVDLVTVAQAFHWFDRAAFKAECRRLLRPGGRVALIWNDRLTNTPFLEAYEAGLRTYSGDYEEVNHRNLGEADFRAFFEGDYRLDRFENRQLFDLDGVLGRLNSSSYAPSMGTPAYEGLTALIRREFARCAVDGQIAFNYCTLVYSGRV; this comes from the coding sequence ATGGACAGTACCCAGCGATTCTCGGCCCGGGTCGAGGCCTATGTGAAGTATCGCCCCGGCTACCCGGCGGCCATGCTGGATTTTCTGGCGCAGGAGCTCGGCATGGGGCCCTCGGCTGTGGTCGCCGACATAGGGGCGGGCACCGGCATACTGACGGCGCTGCTGGCGCCCAGGGTGAGTCAGCTGTGGGCGGTGGAGCCCAATGCCGAGATGCGCAGCGCCGCCGAGCGGCTGTTGGCGGGGGCCGGCAACCTCAGCTGGCACAGTGGCAGTGCGGAGGCGACCGGCTTGCCTGCGGGCGCCGTGGATCTCGTCACCGTCGCCCAGGCCTTTCACTGGTTCGACCGCGCCGCCTTCAAGGCCGAATGCCGTCGGCTGCTCAGGCCCGGTGGCCGGGTAGCGCTGATCTGGAACGACAGGCTGACCAATACCCCCTTCCTCGAGGCCTATGAGGCGGGGCTGCGCACCTATTCCGGGGATTATGAGGAGGTGAACCATCGCAATCTCGGCGAGGCCGATTTTCGCGCCTTCTTCGAGGGGGACTATCGGCTCGATCGCTTCGAAAACCGCCAGCTGTTCGACCTCGATGGGGTACTGGGGCGGCTCAACTCCTCCTCCTATGCACCCTCCATGGGCACGCCGGCCTATGAGGGGCTGACGGCGCTGATCCGCCGCGAGTTTGCCCGCTGCGCCGTCGATGGCCAGATAGCCTTCAACTATTGCACCCTGGTCTACAGCGGCCGGGTCTAG
- a CDS encoding dihydrofolate reductase family protein, which produces MRRVIVSAFVSLDGIMQAPGGPEEDPTGGFALGGWMFNYADDSMDISAAGFDGKDRELLLGRRTYQIFEAYWPYQPHDHPIAKTLNAAKKHVASRTLTRLQWHNSSLLEGDVVAAVIALKGQPGPDLQVIGSGNLIQTLQAATLDPSLGMPLPGMPLIDEYHLWTFPVVLGRGKRLFGETARPSALRLVRSRVSDSGVLMSTYVPDGDIQPGTFPGSAPSELELARRQRMANDKW; this is translated from the coding sequence ATGAGAAGAGTCATCGTCTCTGCCTTTGTGTCCCTCGACGGCATCATGCAAGCCCCCGGCGGGCCAGAAGAGGACCCCACCGGCGGCTTTGCCCTTGGCGGCTGGATGTTCAACTATGCGGACGACAGCATGGACATCTCGGCCGCGGGCTTCGACGGCAAGGATCGCGAGCTGCTGCTCGGGCGCAGAACCTACCAGATCTTCGAGGCCTACTGGCCTTATCAGCCCCATGATCACCCCATCGCCAAGACGCTCAACGCCGCGAAGAAACACGTCGCCTCGCGCACCCTGACGCGGCTCCAGTGGCACAACTCGAGCCTGCTTGAGGGCGATGTCGTCGCGGCCGTCATCGCCCTCAAGGGCCAGCCTGGCCCCGATCTGCAGGTGATTGGCAGCGGCAACCTGATCCAGACGCTCCAGGCCGCGACCCTGGACCCGTCGCTGGGTATGCCACTGCCGGGTATGCCGCTGATAGACGAGTACCACCTCTGGACCTTTCCGGTGGTGCTTGGCCGGGGCAAGCGCCTGTTCGGCGAGACGGCCAGGCCATCGGCACTGCGGCTGGTGCGCTCCCGGGTGTCAGACTCCGGCGTGCTGATGAGCACCTATGTGCCGGACGGCGATATCCAGCCCGGCACCTTCCCCGGCAGCGCACCGAGCGAGCTGGAGTTGGCCAGGCGCCAACGGATGGCCAATGATAAATGGTGA
- a CDS encoding GGDEF domain-containing protein, translating to MLIFKRTKKNFAFITGYLWLLALPMLLGIGGMFALSVYNHGVVVEQKLVSLNSMAVVAEARMLDHIEQLMAVEVTADKLNPVISSTRARQEYRELWGNKAALDSLITLIFYADSTGRFFSGSEEADQAWVNARVNVNSRAWFKGALAARTFYWTPAYQDILTGDYILTLAHRLTDGQQEGARVIGTDVNVAEWSQMLRDMLYGDNALSHMVIDRRTNQILVSSQSAYNGQILQAPWLARLTSQSGSFYSEQSNEYVAYGTLPKREHWLAITVQPRRDSVAVLGGSLALGLLVVACALFITMSAFFRLRLLVLIDSLVNRIRQLGAGAMGGPSSSVLPVFPEMALLDQALNQVSDHLQESFDMAHRDALTGIYNRRFLDGRLRQLHEEGSPFVLALVDLDNFKQINDVYGHTGGDAALCRSVELGQELLGESASLCRYGGEELVALFEHGTLAEAELLMEQWRCRVSELKWREKGMLVTFSAGIGSSNGRTPEELLAMVDNAMYQAKRAGKNRIYRIEGE from the coding sequence ATGTTGATTTTCAAACGCACGAAGAAAAATTTTGCCTTTATTACGGGCTATCTCTGGCTGTTGGCCTTGCCGATGCTGCTCGGGATCGGCGGCATGTTTGCCCTCTCGGTCTACAACCATGGGGTGGTCGTTGAGCAGAAGCTGGTCAGCCTCAACAGCATGGCCGTGGTCGCCGAGGCGAGAATGCTCGATCACATCGAGCAGCTGATGGCCGTCGAGGTTACCGCGGACAAACTGAACCCGGTGATCTCGTCGACCCGGGCCCGGCAGGAATACCGCGAACTCTGGGGTAACAAGGCCGCCCTCGACTCCCTGATCACGCTGATCTTCTATGCCGACTCGACCGGACGTTTCTTCTCCGGCAGTGAGGAGGCGGATCAGGCCTGGGTGAACGCCAGGGTCAATGTGAACTCCCGCGCCTGGTTCAAGGGGGCGCTGGCGGCCCGGACGTTTTACTGGACGCCGGCCTATCAGGACATCTTAACCGGCGACTATATCCTGACCCTCGCCCATCGGCTGACGGATGGCCAGCAGGAGGGGGCCCGTGTCATCGGCACCGATGTGAACGTCGCGGAATGGTCGCAGATGCTCAGAGACATGCTGTACGGGGACAACGCCTTGAGCCACATGGTGATCGATCGCCGCACCAACCAGATCCTGGTGAGCTCGCAGTCGGCCTACAACGGCCAGATATTGCAGGCCCCCTGGCTGGCGCGCCTGACCTCACAATCCGGCTCCTTCTACTCGGAGCAGAGCAACGAGTATGTGGCCTATGGGACGCTACCCAAGCGTGAACATTGGCTGGCCATCACCGTCCAGCCAAGGCGAGACTCGGTGGCCGTGCTGGGGGGCAGCCTCGCCCTGGGGCTGCTGGTCGTCGCTTGTGCGCTCTTCATCACCATGTCGGCCTTCTTCCGCCTGCGGTTGCTGGTGCTCATCGACAGCCTGGTCAACCGGATCCGCCAACTCGGAGCCGGCGCTATGGGTGGGCCCTCATCGAGCGTCCTGCCGGTGTTCCCGGAGATGGCGCTGCTGGATCAGGCGCTGAATCAGGTGTCCGATCATCTGCAAGAGTCGTTTGACATGGCACACAGGGACGCCCTGACCGGCATCTACAATCGACGCTTCCTGGATGGGCGCCTTCGTCAGCTGCATGAGGAGGGAAGCCCCTTCGTGCTGGCCCTGGTCGATCTGGATAACTTCAAACAGATCAACGATGTCTATGGCCATACCGGCGGAGATGCGGCGCTTTGTCGCAGCGTCGAGCTGGGTCAGGAGCTGCTGGGTGAGAGTGCCTCCCTGTGCCGTTACGGCGGCGAGGAGCTGGTCGCCCTCTTCGAACACGGCACGCTGGCGGAGGCCGAGCTGCTGATGGAGCAGTGGCGTTGCCGCGTCAGCGAGCTGAAGTGGCGGGAGAAGGGGATGCTGGTCACCTTCAGTGCCGGCATCGGCAGCAGCAATGGCCGCACCCCCGAGGAGCTGCTGGCCATGGTCGACAATGCGATGTATCAGGCCAAACGGGCTGGCAAGAACCGCATCTATCGCATCGAGGGGGAGTAA